In Streptomyces sp. NBC_01231, the sequence GCTGGTCACGGGTGCCGGCACGCTCGACCAGCCGGTGCACGACATCACCTTCAGGGGGCTGCGGTTCGCGTACGCGACATGGAACGAGCCGAGTTCGGCCGCCGGGTTCGCCGACGTGCAGGACAACCTGCGGCTCACCGGCTACGACCCCACCCACCCGCAGGGGACGTGCACGTTCGGAACCCCGCCGGGCACCTGCCCGTTCGGCTCGTTGACCCGTCAGCCGGGCAATGTGCAGTGGCGTGCCGCGCACGACGTGACCTTCGAACGGAACACGTTCACCGGCCTGGGCGCGGCAGGGCTGGTCTTCGAGTACGGCAGCCGGCACAACACGATTCAGGGCAACGTGTTCAGCGGTATCGCCGGCAACGGTGTGATCCTCGGCGACACCACCGACCCGCACCCGTCCGACGTGGGCGCCGACGACCGGGAGATCAACGCGTACAACACGATCGACAACAACCTGATCGAGCACGTCGGCACCGACTACCCGAGCGCGGCGGCCATCACGCTGTTCTTCACGCAGCACACGTCGGTGACGCACAACGACATCCGGGACGTGCCGTACACCGGGATCAGTGCGGGTGTCATCCAGGGGCACGTCGACAACGTCGACCACCCCGACAACACCACGAACGTCAACAGTGACAACACGATCAGCGCCAACCTGATCCACGGCTTCATGCAGGTGCTCAGCGACGGTGGTGCCATCTACGCCGAAGGCCACCAGGGCCAGACCGTCCTCGCCGCCGACGGCTCCGTCGACCGCGCCGCAAGCATCGCGCACGGACTGCACGCCGTGGGCAACGTCGCCTACGACCAGGGCAACGTCAACTTCACCTGGTACGACGACGCGGGAGCGCAGTGGATCAACTGGGATGGCAATGTCGAATGGAACGGCAGGCTGGCACAGGGCGGCTGCCAGACCACCGGACACTTCGACGTGACGGGCAACTACTCCGCGCAGCCCATCGGCCAGTACCACTGCACGCCGCCCGGCGGCACCGACGTCACCTACACGGACAACAAGGCCCTGCCCCTGCGGCCGACGGCGAGCGACCTGCCGTCGGGGACGGTACGTGACGCCGGCCTGCAAGACGGCTTCCGGGACCTCGCGACCGACCGGGCCCCACAGGTCAGCTACGCCCAGGCCGCAGGCGGAACGGTCTTCGTGGCCGGGGACGGGTTCACGTCCGGCACACGGGTGAGCTTCGCCGGAACGCCCCCCGCGACCGTGACGGTGCACTCGCCCGCCTTTCTGACCGCCACCGTGCCATCCGGCACGACGGTGACCTCGGTGACCGTCACGACCCCCGCCGGCACAGAGTCCCGCCCGGTGCCACCGCCCGATGTCGCGCTGGGCAAACCCGCCGAGCAGTCGTCGACGGTCTCGTCCAACTACCCTGCGAGCTATGCCGTGGACGATGACCTGCGCGACTACGCGGGCACCAGGACCGAGGCGCAGCCGTGGTGGCAGGTCGACACGGGAGCCTCCTATCCGATCGACAAGATCGCGGTCCACAACCGGGCGGACTGCTGCGCCGACCGGCTCGCGGACTACTACATCTTCGTGTCCGACACCCCCTTCACATCCACCTCGCTCAACGACACTCTCGCTCAACCAGGAGTGTGGTGGACACACAGGACCGAGCAGGCCGGTAGGCCGAGCACGATCGACGTGGGGCGCACCGGTCGATACGTCCGCGTCCAGCTCGCGGGGACCAACCAACTCGCACTCGCCGAGGTACAGGTCCTGACAGCGCCGCACAGCTACTGAAGGTGATCGGGTGATGTCGGACCATGCCTGACAGTTGAGGAGTGGTCCGGTAGGACCTTGCCGGTGAGGTACCCGCAGGTTGACGGGCTGGCCGACTTCTGCGAGCGGATCGGCCTTCCCAAGACGGAAGAGGAGGACGAGGCCGGCTGGAACTGCGACCAGTTGCTCGCACTCAATACCCGACGACTCTGTCCGATGGCGGACGACCATGCATCGCCATCGGCTGCACGCCGTTCCCCGAGTTCGTACCCGGGGACCAGAAGCGCCCAAAGCAACATTTCCAGGCAGGGGGCAGCGGGGCACCTGATGACGATCAACGGTCAGGCCAGTGAAGTGGCCAAGGCAGCATCCGCTGAAATGCACCACGGGGCAGGTCTCGCCGGAAGAGACCAGATTCCAAGGGGGTACACCTGTCGTCGGCCACATGTCCGGGGTGATGCCTGGCACTTGAAGAAGGTTCCGAAGAAGCGCGACATGACCGGGGTCATCACGGAGGCGATCCAGCACTACCGCCGGGTATGGATGACCACTGCGTTGGAGGACCTCGCTCGACAAGCCGAGGAAAGCGGCTTGGACGAAGAGGACCAGGAACGGGCCCACCAACTTCAGCAAGCGCTTGGGATCCTCCCCCCCCGGAGGGTTCGAACCCTGACAACGACCCATCCAATCCAGACGCTCGCGACGGAGTAACAGGGTGCAGGCCGAGACATTGGCGGGGCTAATGGGTCTCGTAGGTGCCGGTATCGGTGCCGCAGTCTCCACGGGGGCGGTGATCTGGCAGCAACGGAAGACCGTCCAAGAGGCGGAGCGGACACATCTCCTCAGCCTGTCGGAGGCAGCACGACCATCCTGCGCACCCCTCACCGCCCAATTCCTGTACCAGGGCGCTCCGCCCTGGACCTCGACACCACGCGGATCTCCCACCTGTGGGCGGCGGAGCTGCAGACCGTGACGCACCGCAGCAACGTCGTCGGCATCCACGACGCCCTGGTCGGCCTAGCCACCGAGCTGAAGCGCCGCACCGACCTCGCCGTCCAGCACGACGAACGCCTCGACGACGTGCCGCGCCTGATTGTCGTCTTAGACCGGACCGACGGCACCATGCGCCACCTCGCCCGCTACTGGGAGACCTTCCGGCAGGAGGGAAAGCCGAAGAAGTCCCCGGCCATCACCGCCCTCAAGGAAGTCCTGTACGAGGGACGCCAGGCCCGCGTCCACGTCCTCTGCAACGGCCGGGCCTACGGCGGACTTTCTCCCTCCGTCCGCGAGCAGTTCGCCACCGTGATCCTCGTGCGGGGTTGGCACTTACACCTGGCAGCGGCCCGCCCCGATAGCCGGCCCCGCCCCGAGCACACCGCGCATCCGGGCTGCGTCCGCGTCGTCCGGGCTTCACCGCCAACCAGACGCAGGCGCTCATCCTGACCGACACCGAAGCCGCCAACTGGCTCACCGTCACGGCGGCCGGGAAGATCTGACCGCGCCTCGGATACTCCACGGGCCCCGGGGGTTCAGCCATGACATCCCCGGGGCCCGGCTCGAGGGTCGCAAGGTCCGGCCATGGGGACCAGTGGAGCAGTCAGTATCGGTGAGAACGATCATGATCGGTGATGGTGGCCTGGCGGTGCCACCGCCCAGACACCGGGGAACAAGTAACCCGCCGGTAGGGAGTGGGCTCTACGGGGTTCAGCCAAGGTGAGGCCAAAAGCCACAACGGCTCTGCCGTGACCTACGAGGTACTGCCTTCGAGCTGGCGCGGAACGCGGGAGGCGCGCAGTTCACGCAGGTCGGGGATGTGGTTGTAGAGGGTGCCGGCGGAGACGCCGAGGAGTTTCGCGATGGACTCGATGCTGTTCTCCGGGTTGGGCAGCATGTCGCGAGCCGCGCGCAAGAGCTCGGGCGTGATGACCGAGGGGCGCCCGCCGGTCCGGCCGCGGGCGCGGGCGGCGGCCAGGCCCTCGTTCGTCCCCGCAACGATGAGCTCACGGATGAATTCCGCGAGCGCGGCGAAGACGTGGAAGATCAGACGCCCGCCGGGGGTGGTGGTGTCCAGGTTCTCGTGGAGCGAGGTGAAGCCGACACTGCGCTCGCGCAGCTCGGCGACCATCGTCACGAGGCCCTTGAGGGAGCGGCCGTAGCGGTCGAGGGAGGGCACCACGAGGGTGTCGCCCTCGGCCAGGAAGGCGTGGCACGCCTTGAGCTCGGGGCGCAGGTCGTTCTTGCCGGACTTCTTGTCGGCGAAGATGCGGCGGCAGCCGACCGCATTGAGCGCGTCGAGCTGGCGGTCGAGTTTCTGGCCTCCGGTGGAGACCCGGGCGTAACCGATCTTGATGTCGGTCCGTACAGCAGGCTCGGCGACGAGGAGTTCAAAGGACTCGGAGGGTGCGTTCACCCCCGGATCTTCCCAAGAAACGATGGTCCGGGGTTGTTGAAGCACCAGGGTTTTTGAAGGAGTTTTTGAAGGCGATCCGGGGTCCGTGCGGGCCGGTTTCGTGATCCTCAATAAACGGTCGATTGATGAACGCCTGCTGCTCATCGGGGCGGGCATCGCCGTGAGCGTTTCATCAGTAAGTCGCCGCGCCGACCTGCTTCCGGTGCCGAGGGAGGCCGCGCCGCAGCCGAACTTGAGGTTGCGGTGGGTCGCGTATAACGGTGCCGCCGCCCTCGGTCACTGCCAGGAGAGCCGTCCACCTGCCCAGCCTCGTGAAAGCGCGCGCGTGAGCCCCGTGACCAGCAGGCCCACATGATCCACAGTCTCAGCGGCCGCTCGCGGGGGATAACCCCACCGCGCTCGCTGGTCCCAGCGCCACCACCAGTAGACATGTCAGCCGGATCGTGCGAGCTGCCGGGATCTCGAATGATTGGGCAGACACGGCGCACCCTCTGCTCTCGAAGGATCACTCATGTCCCGCACCCCCCGCACCCCCCGCAGGCACCGGTCCATGTACCGCGTGCTGTCGTCTCTCGCCGTGCTGACCCTGGCTGCCGGCGCCGCCACGGCGTGCAGCAGCGACGACTCCTCGTCCAGTTCCTCGGCCTCTCCGTCTGCCATCCCGTCCGCCTCTGCGGGGACCGGCAAGGCGGCCGAGGCGAAGCTGCACATGGTCGACAACGACGGTCACCGCCTGGCCTTCTACGCCATACAAGGCAGCGGTTCCACCATCGTCCTGGACTCGGGCGGCGGCGAGGACTCCTCGCAGTGGAAGGACATCGCCCCCAAGGTTCATGCGGCCACGGGCGCCACCGTCATCACCTACGACCGGGCCGGCCTCGGCAAGAGCGACGTGGTGCCCGGCGCGTGGAAGGTCCAGAGCGCCGTCAGTGACCTCAAGGCGGGCCTCAAGCAGTTGGGCATCACCAAGGACGTCACGCTGGTGGCCCACTCCCAGGCCGGCGAGATCGCGACCAACCTCGCCCAGGACGATCCGGAGATGCTCTCCGGCGCGGTCCTGGTCGACGCCAATCTCCCTCAGTTCTTCACCGACGAGGAAATTCCCCGCCTCGTCGCCGCGACCCAGCCGGACGTCGACGCGGCGAAGAAGGACCCCGAGAAGCCGGCCAACCGCCAGCTCATCTCCACCGCGGAGGGCTTCGCCGAAGCGCACCAGGTCTTCCACAAGGTGGTGTGGCCCGCCTCGGTGCCCGCAACGGTCATGGTCTCGGAGAAGACCCCGTTCGCAGGCTCTCCCCCGGACGCCCAGCACTGGCGTGATGCGGCCGCCTCATTCGTCAAGGAAGCGCCCAACCGGACGCTCGTCACCGCCAAGGGCACCTCCCACGAGGTGCCGACGGAACGCCCCGACCTCGTACTCAAGGCGATCGAAGACAGGTTTGCCGCACAGCACTGACCCCAAGGGCGCCGGCGGTCTTGGGGTCCTGCTCGGTGCCCTCGCCTGGGCCGGGCTTCCCGGCCCAGGCCCCTGCTTCTTCCCACGGTCGAACAGCCCTGCCCTGACGGACCGGAGGGCCGGACAGCGTTTTAGACGGTGCCGTCCTCGTCGTCGTCGAGTTCCGGTGCCTCCGGATCGCGCAGCGGGCGCAGAGCGCCGGCGGCCGGGGTGGAGGCGGTGAAGCTGTAGCGGCCCAGGACGTTCAGATTCTTGTGCTTGAGCGGGGAGAGGCGGGCAATGTCCTCGTCGCGGATCTCGTGGCCCTCGGCGCGCAGCTGGGTGACGGCGGCGTCGATGTACCTGGTCGTCCAGAGCACCACCGCATTGAGAACGAGACCCAGCGACCCCAACTGATCTTCCATCCCGTCCCGGTATGCCTGGTGGATGGTGCCCTTCTTCCCGTGGCAGATGTCGCGGGCGAGCTTGTGCCGGGACTCCTGGACGGTGAGCTGCTTGTGCATCTGGCGCCGGTAGGTGTCGTCGACCGGGTCGACGACCGCGAGCAGGTGCAGCGTCTTGGCGATCCGCCCGTACTCGGCGAACGCTTGCCCCAGCGGGGTCGGGTGCCCCTCCCGGCCGAACATCCGCAGCAGGTCGTACGCCCGCACCTGGTTGGTGACCAGGGAGCCGGCTACCCGCAGCATGTCCGGCCAGGCGGTGAGGACCTTCTTCACGTTGACCTTGTTGCGGGCGAGCGCCTCCAGCGGCCCGTACCCGCCCAGCGTCTCGGCGCCGGGCATCTGGGCTTTCCAGAACCGCTGGTCGGCCAGGTCCTTGAAGCGCGGGGAGAAGCGGTAGCCGAGCATCTTGAAGATGCCGAAGACCATGTCGGAGTAACTCGCGTTGTCGGTGGCGATCATCTCGGGCTTCACCCCGCCGTCCAGATTGAGCAGGGCGTCCAGGATGAACAGGGAGTCGCGCGGGGTGCCGGGCACCACCATCTGCCCGATGCCGATGACCTGGTCGTTGATCGCGTTCAGCCACGTGATCCCGATCTTTCGCGCGAAGTACTTGGGGCTCGGGGCGGCGTTGATGGTACGGACGGGGACGACGAAGCGCAGGCCGTCGACGGAGGCGAGCAGTCCCTTGCCCCAGTGCTGCACGATCGGCACCTTCGCCTGGAGCGCGATCAGGGCGGCGTTCGCCATAGCGATGGTGTCGCTGCGCAGGTAGTACTGGTCGACGTGGACCAGCCGGGACCGGGTCAGTGCCTCGTAGCCCGGGTTGATGACCGGGGTCATGCCGATGTTGCACGCCTCCGAGACCAGCAGCGCGACGACCGAGGTGGTCAGGTCCTTCATGCGGGTCTTGCCGTCGCCCAGGTGCACGAAGGCGTCCAGGAACCCGGTCCAGGCATGCACCTCCAACAACAGGTTCGGCAGGTCGATCTTCGGGAGCATCTTCTCGACCCGGCCGCGCAGCCAGGCCAGCGACTTCGGCTCTCCGAGCGCGTGGAGCTTCTCCACGTTCAGCTTCGCCCGGCCATTGGGCTGTACCTCGATACTGATCTTCGCATTGGCGCCGGCCTCGTCCAGGCGCTCGGCCATCTGCTTCCACGTCGCGTCCAGAACCGCGATCATTTCCCGCAGGTGCTCCTGGCCGTCCTCCCCCAGGCTCAGGCCCGCCAGCACGTCCTCACGCACCGCCTCCCAGCCCTTGCCCTGAAGCAGCCGGGCACGCGGATCTGACCAGCGGTGCGAGGGCGACGCGAAGATGTCGCGCCGCTTGAGCGCGCGGAACAGCTGCTCCAGCACGCACACCACGTACGCGTCGCGGTCCACCGCCCCCTGCGGCAGGTCCGCGTTCGCGTACACCGCCTTGCGCCAGTGCGCCGGCACCAGCTTCTCGTCGACCTCCCGCGGCAGCAAAGGCTTCTCGCCCACCTTGCGCCGGGACAGGGCAGGGAGCTTCTGTACCCCGGTCAGGACACGCTTCCCGCCGGTCGCCGCCCCCAGCGCCTTCGACTCGCCCAGCAGCGACAGGAACGGCTTGACGGTGTTGTAGCGCAGCGCCAGCGCCCCGCGCAGCGCGCTCTCGGCCGTGTTGTCGTCGTCCGGGACCAGGCTCACCACCACGCTCGCCGCACTCGACAGCGCCGCCCGCGGCGCGACTTCCTCCAGCGCCGCCCACAGGGCGGCCACGTCGACATCGCAGCCGGTCTGCTCGATGAGCTCCAGCTCCTCGATGAACACCTTCGCCGCCCTGGCCACCAGCCGTGAGGCGTTCTCCAGCTGCGGCAGCGTGGACAGCCGCTGCTTCTCGCTGGACCGCTTCGCCGTGCTGATCAGCCGCGTGGCCATCAGGATCTCGAACTGGTCCAGGGCGTCGTCGATCGCCTTGGCCTCCAGATGACGCATCACCGCGGTGAGCATCGCCGTGCGCTTGGGCTCCGGGGTGCGCTCCAGCTTCGGCGCCTTGGTGCCCAGCCCGTACCGGGCCAGCGCGGACAACCGGTTCGGCGGGATCTGCTCCAGCTTGAGGCGGCCCAGCTGGAATGCGGCGATGTCCTCGACCCGCTGCAACGCGCCCTTCATCGCCGTGCCGGTGGTCCGCGTCGGCGGCTGACGCATCCGCTCCAGCTCCGAGAACCGCTTGCCCTCCGGCGTCTTCAGCGTGGCGACGAGGTCGCCGGGCAGCGCCGCATCCGCCCTCCGGGCCGCCTTCGCGACCGTGGTGTGCAGCCGCTTGTCCGCGACGGCGCGGACCTCGGCGACCTGCCGGGCCAGCACGCTCACCCCCGGCAGCAGCACCCGGTGCCGGCGCAACCAGCCCACCGCGTGATCGAACAACGCCTTCGGTGCCTCGGCATGCGCCGTCCAGGCCCTCCCGTGCAGGAACGCCCGGAACCTCCGGCCCTGGTCATGGTCCTCGTACAGGTGGTAGCCGTACGCCTCGCGTATCTCCCACGCGTGGTCGTACACCGTCTGCCGACGGTCGGTGTACCGCTTCACACACGAGGGGTCCTCGATGTCCAGCTGGCCGGCGAGGTGCTCCACCACCGGCCACGGCACATCCAGCGGGTCCTCACCCAGGAACAGGCCCACATACCGAGCCGTGCACATCTGAAGCGCGAACCCCAGCTGGTGATGCGGGGTGCGCCGCAGCGCGATCAGATCCCGGTCCACGTCGTCCAGGAAGAAGAACCGCTCTAGCTCGGGCTGTGTCGGCTCCTCGACGAACTTCCCGTACGCCTCGGCCTGCTCATCGGTCAAGAACTCCACTGGCATGCAACGGACGTAACCACCGACCCCCAAACGACCAGGGATCTTTCAGCGAACACCCATGCAAAACAGATCACTTGTGTTAGTAGATCACCGCGAAATGACCATGATCGTTCTCACCGATACTGACTGCTCCACTGGTCCCCATGGCCGAGGTCCAACGACGCCGCCGCGACAACCTCCTCAGCCGACTCGGCCTGGTGGAGGATCACGGCGCGCTTGTCCGGGTTGTCGTGGCGAAGTGCCTGGAGTACCCATCGCGGACCGGTTGCCCGGGAGGAAGGGACCTGGCTGTAGTCCTCACCCTCCAGAGGTTGGACGGCTGTGGAGGGTGAGGACAACGAGACCTCGCACCACCAAGATTCCCCTTGGCGTGACCATCGAAGCTCACGGAAACAACGGATTCCAGATGCACCCGCACGGCAGCAACGGCGACGGAACCAACAGCTTCACCATCTGGAACCGCAAGCGGTGACGAGAGGACCCCTCACATGACTCCCGACCTGACTCGACTCACGGAACTGTTCCCCCGCCCTCAGGACACCACCGCCGTTCCGAACTGGACCGCCGCTGAGACCGCCCTTCGCACCGCCCTGCCCACCGACCACAAGGAGCTCATCGAGGCCTACGGAGGTGGCTTCGTCGACGGCTACCTCCTGCTGCTGGAGCCAGACTGCCCCAACAACGTCTACGACCTCCTCAAGATCTCTGCGGAGCGCGAGGAGGCCAATGCCTCGCTGTGGCAGTTCGAGGACAAACCCGAGGAGATGGAGACCGTCGGCAACCGCCTGGTCTGCTGGGCGACCACAGACAACGGTGAGTACCTGTACTGGCTGGCGCAGCCGAACGACGACCCGGACTCCCGCACCGTCATGATCAACAGCGCGTCGGGGGAAGACTGGGAGCGGTACGACATGACGGTGACACGCTTTCTGGCAGCCGTCCTCGGCGGGGAGATCCGCTCGGAGATCCTGTGGGACAAGTTCCCGCTGCCGCAGCATGAATTCCGCCCAGCCCGCAACATGTAGGCCTGCGACTCCAGAGATTTCCACAGGCGCGATCGCTCCCGCAGCGGAAGCAGCAGGAGGACTGAAACAGACACAGGCCTTGTCGTGGCCGAGCTGTTCGGCCACCGTGGTGTAGCGGTCTGCGAACTGGTTGGCGTCGGCGCGGTGGGCGTCGCTCTCGGCGATGCGTTGTTTGCGGTAGGCGTACACGCCAGCCAGCACGGCGCCCGCCAGGGTGAGGATGGCGAGAGCTGATTTTCTCGGACTCCCAGACGGTTCGCAGAACTTCCGGGCCGCCACCGCAGCCCTCGCCAACTGCGCACGCGCCTCGCGTCCTACGGCCTGCCCTCCCGGCGCGGACGCAACAGCGCGCTGATCGAACTCACAGCGCAGATGCCCCCCGCTGTCCTCAGCGAGGTCCTCGGTATCTCCCTCGGAGCGGCCACTGGCTGGGCGGCCGCCGCGGGCGCCCCCCCCGCGCGCAGTACGCCGCCGAACTCAGCCGCCGCTTGAAGAGCGGAGACCAGGG encodes:
- a CDS encoding alpha/beta hydrolase, translating into MSRTPRTPRRHRSMYRVLSSLAVLTLAAGAATACSSDDSSSSSSASPSAIPSASAGTGKAAEAKLHMVDNDGHRLAFYAIQGSGSTIVLDSGGGEDSSQWKDIAPKVHAATGATVITYDRAGLGKSDVVPGAWKVQSAVSDLKAGLKQLGITKDVTLVAHSQAGEIATNLAQDDPEMLSGAVLVDANLPQFFTDEEIPRLVAATQPDVDAAKKDPEKPANRQLISTAEGFAEAHQVFHKVVWPASVPATVMVSEKTPFAGSPPDAQHWRDAAASFVKEAPNRTLVTAKGTSHEVPTERPDLVLKAIEDRFAAQH
- a CDS encoding SMI1/KNR4 family protein; this translates as MTPDLTRLTELFPRPQDTTAVPNWTAAETALRTALPTDHKELIEAYGGGFVDGYLLLLEPDCPNNVYDLLKISAEREEANASLWQFEDKPEEMETVGNRLVCWATTDNGEYLYWLAQPNDDPDSRTVMINSASGEDWERYDMTVTRFLAAVLGGEIRSEILWDKFPLPQHEFRPARNM
- a CDS encoding recombinase family protein; its protein translation is MNAPSESFELLVAEPAVRTDIKIGYARVSTGGQKLDRQLDALNAVGCRRIFADKKSGKNDLRPELKACHAFLAEGDTLVVPSLDRYGRSLKGLVTMVAELRERSVGFTSLHENLDTTTPGGRLIFHVFAALAEFIRELIVAGTNEGLAAARARGRTGGRPSVITPELLRAARDMLPNPENSIESIAKLLGVSAGTLYNHIPDLRELRASRVPRQLEGSTS
- a CDS encoding Tn3 family transposase, coding for MPVEFLTDEQAEAYGKFVEEPTQPELERFFFLDDVDRDLIALRRTPHHQLGFALQMCTARYVGLFLGEDPLDVPWPVVEHLAGQLDIEDPSCVKRYTDRRQTVYDHAWEIREAYGYHLYEDHDQGRRFRAFLHGRAWTAHAEAPKALFDHAVGWLRRHRVLLPGVSVLARQVAEVRAVADKRLHTTVAKAARRADAALPGDLVATLKTPEGKRFSELERMRQPPTRTTGTAMKGALQRVEDIAAFQLGRLKLEQIPPNRLSALARYGLGTKAPKLERTPEPKRTAMLTAVMRHLEAKAIDDALDQFEILMATRLISTAKRSSEKQRLSTLPQLENASRLVARAAKVFIEELELIEQTGCDVDVAALWAALEEVAPRAALSSAASVVVSLVPDDDNTAESALRGALALRYNTVKPFLSLLGESKALGAATGGKRVLTGVQKLPALSRRKVGEKPLLPREVDEKLVPAHWRKAVYANADLPQGAVDRDAYVVCVLEQLFRALKRRDIFASPSHRWSDPRARLLQGKGWEAVREDVLAGLSLGEDGQEHLREMIAVLDATWKQMAERLDEAGANAKISIEVQPNGRAKLNVEKLHALGEPKSLAWLRGRVEKMLPKIDLPNLLLEVHAWTGFLDAFVHLGDGKTRMKDLTTSVVALLVSEACNIGMTPVINPGYEALTRSRLVHVDQYYLRSDTIAMANAALIALQAKVPIVQHWGKGLLASVDGLRFVVPVRTINAAPSPKYFARKIGITWLNAINDQVIGIGQMVVPGTPRDSLFILDALLNLDGGVKPEMIATDNASYSDMVFGIFKMLGYRFSPRFKDLADQRFWKAQMPGAETLGGYGPLEALARNKVNVKKVLTAWPDMLRVAGSLVTNQVRAYDLLRMFGREGHPTPLGQAFAEYGRIAKTLHLLAVVDPVDDTYRRQMHKQLTVQESRHKLARDICHGKKGTIHQAYRDGMEDQLGSLGLVLNAVVLWTTRYIDAAVTQLRAEGHEIRDEDIARLSPLKHKNLNVLGRYSFTASTPAAGALRPLRDPEAPELDDDEDGTV
- a CDS encoding discoidin domain-containing protein, translating into MTRFVRLASGFAAALFVGALGTAASSSAAPTPPSVLLRAAPDGSGSACTLSRPCSVLGAQQRERQALAGNEGAGRDVVVMLSDGTYRLTAPLRFGPADSGRNGHRVTWTSAPGARPVLNGATRVRGWRLTDPAKNVWSAPVPAGLATRQIYVDGKQAPIAQTTPDEQGVTFAAADGGYTTSPDWAAGLRDRIGAAAMSRVEFVYTGKNGDWTESRCRVDSVSGTTVLMQQPCWRNITSRPVFTQASGGLPNMKPGTAPTRMENAYPFLHTGQWYLDPKRQVLNYVPLPGQDVNRLDIEAPRLTSLVTGAGTLDQPVHDITFRGLRFAYATWNEPSSAAGFADVQDNLRLTGYDPTHPQGTCTFGTPPGTCPFGSLTRQPGNVQWRAAHDVTFERNTFTGLGAAGLVFEYGSRHNTIQGNVFSGIAGNGVILGDTTDPHPSDVGADDREINAYNTIDNNLIEHVGTDYPSAAAITLFFTQHTSVTHNDIRDVPYTGISAGVIQGHVDNVDHPDNTTNVNSDNTISANLIHGFMQVLSDGGAIYAEGHQGQTVLAADGSVDRAASIAHGLHAVGNVAYDQGNVNFTWYDDAGAQWINWDGNVEWNGRLAQGGCQTTGHFDVTGNYSAQPIGQYHCTPPGGTDVTYTDNKALPLRPTASDLPSGTVRDAGLQDGFRDLATDRAPQVSYAQAAGGTVFVAGDGFTSGTRVSFAGTPPATVTVHSPAFLTATVPSGTTVTSVTVTTPAGTESRPVPPPDVALGKPAEQSSTVSSNYPASYAVDDDLRDYAGTRTEAQPWWQVDTGASYPIDKIAVHNRADCCADRLADYYIFVSDTPFTSTSLNDTLAQPGVWWTHRTEQAGRPSTIDVGRTGRYVRVQLAGTNQLALAEVQVLTAPHSY